One part of the Sebastes fasciatus isolate fSebFas1 chromosome 8, fSebFas1.pri, whole genome shotgun sequence genome encodes these proteins:
- the LOC141771983 gene encoding uncharacterized protein LOC141771983, with amino-acid sequence MNIHIVLFFCFLTGALCDGTTGTSGCINATEGGNIRVQCSLPSVRNVRKFFCKDDCRGDDVLVATSGSGAQNGRFSLEVDSQRLYVNIAQLVKSDSGRYRCGVRRRRRRFKASYDFDLCVTDAPSAVPETNKVSTGTRTLHHVCFICFHPVSSGLVLVSVGVPVVVVLLVVVLLFYKKRTKRSDGTNKTGNTDSTKTQMVPYENWPPGSTRPDSTYQDLDPATRNQNQIYWTLTPTQDNTKDHV; translated from the exons ATGAACATCCACATTGTTCTGTTCTTCTGCTTCTTAACAG GAGCTCTCTGTGATGGAACCACCGGTACCTCCGGGTGCATCAACGCTACCGAGGGAGGAAATATCCGAGTCCAATGCTCCCTTCCGTCTGTAAGAAACGTCCGGAAGTTCTTCTGTAAGGACGACTGCAGAGGAGACGATGTTCTCGTTGCAACGTCTGGATCTGGAGCCCAGAATGGCCGATTCAGCCTGGAGGTCGACTCCCAGCGGCTGTACGTGAACATCGCCCAGCTGGTGAAGTCAGACTCAGGCCGGTACAGGTGTGGAGTCAGAAGAAGACGACGTCGCTTCAAAGCTTCGTACGACTTTGACCTCTGTGTTACCGACG CTCCGTCAGCGGTCCCTGAAACAAACAAGGTGTCTACAGGTACG AGGACTTTAcatcatgtttgttttatatgttttcatCCCGTCTCATCAGGTCTGGTCCTGGTGTCGGTCGGGGTACCTGTGGTGGTGGTTCTGTTGGTTGTTGTTCTGCTCTTCTACAAAAAGAGGACGAAGCGGTCTGATG GTACCAACAAGacaggaaacacagacagcaccAAGACTCAG ATGGTCCCCTATGAGAACTGGCCTCCTGGCTCCACACGGCCAGACTCCACCTACCAGGACCTCGATCCAGCCACCCGGAACCAGAACCAGATCTACTGGACACTCACTCCCACACAGGACAACACGAAGGATCACGTCTAG